In the genome of Mucisphaera calidilacus, one region contains:
- a CDS encoding PadR family transcriptional regulator, which produces MKLERELMRGAGPLAVLKLLEAGERYGYELVQALDRQSGGLLAMGQSTLYPMLYNLEAKGLIVSRTDEAGPRPRKYYSLTGRGKKKLAGDTAQWLRLVEAMKSLGIAEPQTGGAA; this is translated from the coding sequence ATGAAACTGGAACGCGAGTTGATGCGGGGTGCGGGACCGCTGGCGGTGCTGAAGCTGCTGGAGGCGGGCGAGCGGTACGGGTATGAGCTGGTGCAGGCGCTGGACCGGCAGTCGGGCGGGTTGCTGGCGATGGGGCAGTCGACGCTCTATCCGATGCTGTACAACCTGGAGGCGAAGGGTCTGATCGTCTCGCGGACGGACGAGGCTGGCCCTCGGCCGAGGAAGTATTACAGCCTGACGGGTCGGGGGAAGAAGAAGCTGGCGGGTGACACGGCGCAGTGGTTGCGGCTGGTTGAGGCGATGAAGTCGCTGGGGATCGCGGAGCCTCAGACGGGGGGTGCGGCATGA
- a CDS encoding ArsR/SmtB family transcription factor gives MSCTQPTTDPLPMGLLEQAADALRVLAHPHRLKIVEILLQQRLTVGQLATELRLPQAAVSGHLTQMRAHDLLRVEREGRTAYYRICHPAAHFIINCLTTHRDQLSIHTNQEAS, from the coding sequence ATGAGCTGCACACAACCCACCACCGACCCCCTGCCCATGGGACTCCTCGAACAGGCCGCCGACGCCCTACGCGTCCTCGCTCACCCGCACCGCCTCAAAATCGTCGAGATCCTCCTCCAGCAGCGGCTCACCGTCGGCCAACTCGCCACCGAACTCCGCCTCCCCCAGGCCGCCGTCTCCGGACACCTCACACAGATGCGCGCCCACGACCTCCTCCGCGTCGAACGCGAAGGCCGAACCGCCTACTACCGCATCTGCCACCCCGCCGCCCACTTCATCATCAACTGCCTCACCACACACCGGGACCAACTCTCCATCCACACCAACCAGGAAGCATCATGA
- a CDS encoding FAD-dependent oxidoreductase, producing MTNTTPLKLVIVGGVAGGASAAARARRMNEHAEIILLEKDRDVSFANCGLPYYLGGEITDRNKLTVASADLLRKRFRIDVRTMTEAVAINRDARTVTVTNHTTNTTEDLPYDKVILAPGASPIRPPVGCDQCPGVFTLRNLHDTDDIHDHLDRIDNKHALVVGGGYIGIEMAEQLVERGHPVTLVERAEQVLALLDPEMAQPGAKALTDNGIDLRTSDEVVNIERSDNTIHATLKSGATLDVGIIIFGIGVIPNTKLATDAGLDTGQTRGITVDRYMRTSDPDIYAVGDAVEYVYGPTGQSMRIALAGPANRAGRIAGEHAVTGESQPMGDVFGTSIVRVFNVAAGLTGLTARSAERFGIDANTVTVIANHHAGYFPGAKPVTLKLTYAPDTGKVLGAQAVGEQGIDKRLDVIATLMAMNGTVRDLANLDLAYAPPFGSAKDVLHMAAFAASNQLDGFDTFLPANTDLADDQVVDVRTDAEVAKSPLPAESAVTHIPLDDLRDRLGELDADRPTVVSCASGLRSHVAARILLQNNFKAVFELSGGATIRNRAVASQPANA from the coding sequence ATGACCAACACCACACCCCTCAAACTCGTCATCGTCGGCGGCGTCGCCGGCGGAGCATCCGCCGCCGCCCGCGCCCGACGCATGAACGAACACGCCGAGATCATCCTCCTGGAGAAAGACCGCGACGTCTCCTTCGCCAACTGCGGACTCCCCTACTACCTAGGCGGCGAAATCACCGACCGCAACAAACTCACCGTCGCCTCCGCCGACCTCCTCCGCAAACGCTTCCGCATCGACGTCCGCACCATGACCGAGGCCGTCGCCATCAACCGCGACGCCAGAACCGTCACCGTCACAAACCACACCACCAACACCACCGAAGACCTCCCCTACGACAAGGTCATCCTCGCTCCAGGCGCCAGCCCCATCCGGCCCCCCGTCGGATGCGACCAGTGCCCAGGTGTCTTCACCCTCCGCAACCTCCACGACACCGACGACATCCACGACCACCTCGACAGAATCGACAACAAACACGCCCTCGTCGTCGGCGGCGGCTACATCGGCATCGAGATGGCCGAACAACTCGTCGAACGCGGACACCCCGTCACCCTCGTCGAACGCGCCGAACAGGTACTCGCCCTCCTCGACCCCGAAATGGCACAGCCCGGCGCCAAGGCACTCACCGACAACGGCATCGACCTCCGCACTAGCGACGAGGTCGTCAACATCGAACGCAGCGACAACACCATCCACGCCACACTCAAGTCAGGCGCAACCCTCGACGTCGGCATCATCATCTTCGGCATCGGCGTCATCCCCAACACCAAACTCGCCACCGACGCCGGCCTCGACACCGGACAGACAAGAGGCATCACCGTCGACCGCTACATGCGCACCTCCGACCCCGACATCTACGCCGTCGGCGACGCCGTCGAGTACGTCTACGGGCCCACCGGGCAATCCATGCGCATCGCCCTCGCCGGCCCCGCCAACCGCGCCGGACGCATCGCAGGCGAGCACGCCGTCACCGGAGAGTCACAGCCCATGGGCGACGTCTTCGGGACCTCCATCGTCCGCGTCTTCAACGTCGCCGCAGGACTCACCGGCCTCACCGCACGATCCGCCGAACGCTTCGGCATCGACGCCAACACCGTCACCGTCATCGCCAACCACCACGCCGGCTACTTCCCCGGCGCCAAGCCCGTCACCCTCAAACTCACCTACGCACCCGACACCGGCAAGGTCCTCGGCGCCCAGGCCGTCGGCGAGCAGGGCATCGACAAGCGACTCGACGTCATCGCCACCCTCATGGCCATGAACGGCACCGTCCGCGACCTCGCCAACCTCGACCTCGCCTACGCCCCTCCCTTCGGCTCCGCCAAGGACGTCCTCCATATGGCTGCCTTCGCCGCCTCCAACCAGCTCGACGGCTTCGACACCTTCCTGCCCGCCAACACCGACCTCGCCGATGATCAGGTCGTTGACGTCCGCACCGACGCCGAAGTCGCAAAGTCCCCCCTGCCCGCCGAGTCCGCCGTCACCCACATCCCCCTTGACGACCTCCGTGACCGACTCGGCGAACTCGACGCCGACCGACCCACCGTCGTCAGCTGCGCCTCCGGACTCCGCAGCCACGTCGCCGCACGCATCCTCCTCCAGAACAACTTCAAGGCCGTCTTCGAACTCTCCGGCGGCGCTACCATCCGCAACCGCGCCGTGGCCAGCCAGCCCGCCAACGCATAA
- a CDS encoding rhodanese-like domain-containing protein, protein MTTLNNNIAFGTIKPQRLAEILHENPDTHLIDVRTPAEYRQVHIPQARLMPLDSLDPAEVREYAADDKTLYVVCHAGGRGAKACEQLAEAGITTVVNVEGGTTAWADAGLPVVRTNGMISIMRQVQIIAGSLILLGVVLGILVHPYLVGISAFVGAGLLFAGLTDTCGMAIILARMPWYNAPNVKNCSI, encoded by the coding sequence ATGACCACGCTCAACAACAACATCGCCTTCGGCACCATCAAGCCCCAGAGGCTCGCCGAGATCCTCCACGAAAACCCCGACACCCACCTCATCGACGTGCGCACGCCCGCCGAGTACCGACAGGTCCACATACCCCAGGCACGGCTCATGCCACTCGATTCCCTCGACCCCGCGGAAGTCCGCGAATACGCCGCCGACGACAAAACCCTCTACGTCGTCTGCCACGCAGGCGGCCGAGGCGCCAAGGCCTGCGAACAACTCGCCGAAGCCGGCATCACCACCGTCGTCAACGTCGAGGGCGGAACCACCGCGTGGGCCGACGCCGGACTCCCCGTCGTCCGCACCAATGGCATGATCTCCATCATGCGCCAGGTCCAGATCATCGCAGGTTCACTCATCCTCCTCGGCGTCGTCCTCGGCATCCTCGTCCACCCCTACCTCGTCGGCATCTCCGCCTTCGTCGGCGCAGGACTCCTCTTCGCCGGACTCACCGACACCTGCGGCATGGCCATCATCCTCGCACGCATGCCATGGTACAACGCCCCCAACGTCAAAAACTGCTCGATCTGA
- a CDS encoding Mrp/NBP35 family ATP-binding protein, whose product MSISQQQVMEALGGVLDPELQRDLVTLNMVRHVSIDGGVVRLQLKVSSLHESLKSELRSRVTAALRGIEAGVEGVEIEFTTGLAQGGGGESKPKQPESEGVDLPGVKHIIAVGAGKGGVGKSTVSVNLAVGLARQGAKVGILDGDIYGPSLPTMMGLDRFEAKAEGKHLLPFEVHGVKAMSLGSLVEDEKPLIWRGPMAHGAFRQLISQTLWGDLDYLIIDLPPGTGDVPLTMAQLLPLTGAVVVCTPQKVAQDDARRAVAMFRQMRIEVLGVVENMSYFIGDDGKEYDIFGKGGAELMAQQSGIPFLGRIPINTALRYNADAGDPSANFTGDDALARDLSELSRGLVSQVSMHLMSEAADRPTLNVT is encoded by the coding sequence ATGTCGATCAGTCAGCAACAGGTTATGGAGGCCCTTGGGGGGGTCCTGGACCCGGAGTTACAGCGTGATCTGGTGACGCTGAACATGGTGCGTCACGTGTCGATTGACGGTGGCGTGGTGCGGTTACAGTTGAAGGTTTCTTCGCTGCACGAGTCGCTGAAGTCGGAGTTGCGGTCGCGGGTGACGGCGGCTCTGCGGGGGATTGAAGCGGGCGTGGAGGGTGTTGAGATCGAGTTCACGACGGGGCTGGCGCAGGGCGGCGGGGGTGAGAGCAAGCCCAAGCAGCCGGAGTCGGAGGGTGTGGACCTGCCGGGGGTGAAGCACATCATCGCGGTGGGAGCGGGCAAAGGCGGGGTGGGCAAGTCGACGGTGTCGGTGAACCTTGCGGTGGGGTTGGCGCGTCAGGGTGCGAAGGTGGGGATTCTGGACGGGGATATTTATGGTCCGTCGCTGCCGACGATGATGGGTCTGGATCGTTTTGAGGCGAAGGCTGAGGGTAAGCACCTGCTGCCTTTCGAGGTGCATGGTGTGAAGGCGATGTCGCTGGGGTCGCTGGTGGAGGATGAGAAGCCGCTGATCTGGCGTGGGCCGATGGCGCACGGTGCGTTTCGGCAGTTGATCAGCCAGACGCTCTGGGGTGATTTGGATTACCTGATCATCGATCTGCCGCCCGGTACGGGTGATGTTCCGCTGACGATGGCACAACTGCTGCCTCTGACGGGCGCGGTGGTGGTATGCACGCCTCAGAAGGTGGCTCAGGATGATGCGCGTCGTGCGGTGGCGATGTTCCGGCAGATGCGGATCGAGGTGCTGGGTGTCGTCGAGAACATGAGTTACTTCATCGGTGACGACGGCAAGGAGTATGACATCTTCGGCAAGGGCGGTGCGGAGTTGATGGCGCAGCAGTCGGGGATTCCGTTCCTGGGTCGGATCCCGATCAACACGGCACTGCGTTACAACGCGGACGCGGGTGATCCGTCGGCGAACTTCACGGGCGACGACGCGTTGGCGCGTGATCTATCGGAGTTGTCGCGCGGTTTGGTGTCGCAGGTGTCGATGCACCTGATGTCGGAGGCGGCGGATCGTCCGACGTTGAACGTGACCTGA
- a CDS encoding ABC transporter ATP-binding protein: MGMIQTQNLTKKYGELVALDHLTLTVEEGDAFGFLGPNGAGKTTTMKILSTLLKPTWGEARIDGLSVGPVNAQEVRRIIAYVPDFFGSYADLTVTEYLEFFAASYGIMGQDRRRVIGDVLELTDLTGKSLSEVNGLSRGMQQRLSVARALLHDPKLLLLDEPASGLDPRARVEMRELLKELHRMGKTILISSHILPELSELCNKFGIIERGKLKFVGGKDELLARTETGGRLHVRVAERADDARRALAGLSGVTGVRVEAEGLLVELEAHHPETVGQIARCLVEAGLKLVELRREEASLETAFMRMTEGAVQ; the protein is encoded by the coding sequence ATGGGCATGATCCAGACTCAGAACCTGACGAAGAAGTATGGCGAGCTGGTGGCGTTGGATCATCTGACGCTGACGGTGGAGGAGGGTGACGCGTTTGGTTTTCTGGGTCCGAACGGGGCGGGCAAGACGACGACGATGAAGATTCTGTCGACGCTGCTGAAGCCGACGTGGGGTGAGGCTCGGATTGACGGGTTGAGTGTGGGGCCGGTGAATGCTCAGGAGGTGCGTCGGATCATCGCGTACGTGCCTGACTTTTTCGGGTCGTACGCGGACCTGACGGTGACGGAGTATCTGGAGTTTTTTGCGGCGTCGTACGGGATCATGGGGCAGGATCGCCGGCGTGTGATCGGGGACGTGCTGGAGCTGACGGACCTGACGGGCAAGTCGCTTTCGGAGGTGAATGGTTTGTCGCGAGGCATGCAGCAGCGTTTGTCGGTGGCGCGGGCGCTGCTTCACGATCCGAAGCTGCTGCTGCTGGATGAGCCGGCGTCGGGTCTGGATCCGCGGGCGCGGGTGGAGATGCGTGAGCTGCTCAAGGAGCTGCACCGGATGGGCAAGACGATTCTGATCAGTTCGCACATTCTGCCGGAGCTGTCGGAGTTGTGTAACAAGTTCGGGATCATCGAGCGGGGGAAGCTGAAGTTCGTGGGCGGGAAGGATGAGTTGCTGGCGCGGACGGAGACGGGCGGGCGGCTGCACGTGCGTGTGGCGGAGCGTGCGGATGATGCCCGGCGGGCGTTGGCGGGGTTGTCGGGGGTGACGGGTGTTCGTGTGGAGGCGGAGGGGCTGTTGGTGGAGCTGGAGGCTCATCACCCGGAGACGGTGGGTCAGATAGCGCGGTGTCTGGTGGAGGCGGGGTTAAAGCTGGTTGAGCTGAGGCGTGAGGAGGCGAGTCTGGAAACGGCGTTCATGCGGATGACGGAGGGTGCGGTTCAGTAG
- a CDS encoding dihydroorotase: MNRLLIRGGHLIDPQNNIDTQADILLVDGRVANVGTVPPSEADGTPTLDASGLLVTPGLIDIHVHFREPGQEQKETIATGAAAAIAGGFTSVCCMPNTTPAIDDDASIDFIDERAHRANLANVFATGCLTRNRAGEELAEIALMAQRGAVAFTDDGTGVASADLMAKAMTYVGMTGRAVFQHCEDPTLGGGAMNAGPLATRLGLPGWPGLAEELMIQRDLMIARSQNYHTRWHAQHMTTANGAELLRRAKHDAGDNAHRITGEVSPHHLLLTEEACAEYDTHAKMNPPLRTTADIEALRQAVADRTITILATDHAPHTAEEKALEFEDAPYGIIGLEPALALYIKALIDAGTIDWPRLIEMMTIRGAELCNLDGRGHLATGAHADVTLIDPNLNWTIDAHAFAGKAANCPFHGWNVRGRAVATIVSGDIKLLRDADRLSDATATPPADEAALATFAAERAAAPPRQG, encoded by the coding sequence ATGAACCGACTCCTCATCCGTGGCGGGCACCTGATCGACCCCCAGAACAACATCGACACCCAGGCCGACATCCTCCTCGTCGACGGCCGAGTCGCCAACGTCGGAACCGTCCCGCCCTCCGAGGCCGACGGCACACCCACCCTCGACGCATCCGGACTCCTCGTCACCCCCGGACTCATCGACATCCACGTCCACTTCCGCGAGCCCGGCCAGGAACAGAAAGAAACCATCGCCACCGGCGCCGCAGCCGCCATCGCAGGCGGATTTACCTCCGTCTGCTGCATGCCCAACACCACACCCGCCATCGACGACGACGCCAGCATCGACTTCATCGACGAACGAGCCCACCGCGCCAACCTCGCCAACGTCTTCGCCACCGGATGCCTCACACGAAACCGCGCCGGCGAGGAACTCGCAGAAATCGCCCTCATGGCACAACGCGGAGCCGTCGCCTTCACCGACGACGGCACAGGCGTCGCCTCCGCCGACCTCATGGCCAAGGCCATGACCTACGTCGGCATGACCGGACGCGCCGTCTTCCAGCACTGCGAAGACCCCACCCTCGGCGGGGGCGCCATGAACGCCGGACCCCTCGCCACGAGGCTCGGTCTCCCCGGATGGCCCGGCCTCGCCGAAGAACTCATGATCCAACGCGACCTCATGATCGCCCGATCACAGAACTACCACACCCGCTGGCACGCACAGCACATGACCACCGCCAACGGCGCCGAACTCCTCCGACGCGCCAAACACGACGCCGGCGACAACGCACACCGCATCACAGGCGAGGTCTCACCCCACCACCTGCTCCTCACCGAAGAAGCCTGCGCCGAATACGACACCCACGCCAAGATGAACCCGCCCCTCCGCACCACCGCCGACATCGAAGCCCTCCGACAGGCCGTCGCCGACCGCACCATCACCATCCTCGCCACCGACCACGCCCCCCACACCGCCGAGGAAAAAGCCCTCGAGTTCGAGGACGCGCCCTACGGCATCATCGGCCTCGAACCCGCCCTCGCCCTCTACATCAAGGCGCTCATCGACGCCGGCACCATCGACTGGCCAAGACTCATCGAGATGATGACCATCCGCGGAGCCGAACTCTGCAACCTCGACGGCCGAGGACACCTCGCCACCGGTGCCCACGCCGACGTCACCCTCATCGACCCCAATCTCAACTGGACCATCGACGCCCACGCCTTCGCCGGCAAGGCCGCCAACTGCCCCTTCCACGGCTGGAACGTCCGCGGACGCGCCGTCGCCACCATCGTCTCAGGCGACATCAAGCTCCTCCGCGACGCCGACCGACTCTCCGACGCAACCGCAACACCCCCCGCCGACGAAGCCGCACTGGCAACATTCGCCGCCGAACGCGCCGCCGCACCACCGCGTCAGGGCTGA
- a CDS encoding serine hydrolase, which yields MLRILLLLVVVMSVGASVSGQSEPVRPEQVDEPIAALDATGIVPRTDRVIDYEHLMRADDAVAAAMARGEIPGAVLCVGDSRGVFYRKAYGDRAVVPRRVGMGVNTVFDMASLTKPIATTASVLKLVDEGKIELDRPAADYLPALADQADKSGMTIRHLLLHHSGIPPVNSMSQYRGERDAMIRNVATCALRHEPGTGYAYSCLGFILLSEVVAEVSGVPFDRYAKENIFEPLGMTDSTFNPGDDLVIRTAPTEVINGEPRLGRVHDPRALALGGVSGNAGLFSTARDVSRFCRMLLNGGELDGVRVLSEEAVGLMLTAVSLPDGTGWRSLGLGGRGSARSSRGAVMDFEGSVGHTGYTGTAMWVDPVHDLFYVLLTNRVHPSDADGKAAPVRRDVATIVGGAVLGKPAASAEAVREMRFLTPRPRDLMSGTAHLPEGMRLSLPFRGSFTVEEGYGHEARWWTHKTIGRDGAANDFFALDFDLPAGTEVLAVAPGRVVTCQHREDGYGQYVVIDHGEGVTSIYAHLSERRFPEVAYGEPEVWVKRSEVIGKSGDSGTTWPHLHMSVHTGSRLSHSGCDVGGKATVPEPMGGYYGLRRGQVLVGPEGE from the coding sequence GTGTTACGGATCTTGCTGTTGCTGGTGGTTGTGATGAGTGTGGGTGCGTCGGTGTCGGGTCAGAGCGAGCCGGTTCGGCCTGAGCAGGTGGATGAACCGATTGCGGCGCTGGATGCGACAGGGATCGTGCCGCGGACGGATCGGGTGATTGATTACGAGCACCTGATGCGTGCGGACGATGCGGTGGCTGCGGCGATGGCGCGGGGCGAGATCCCGGGTGCGGTGCTGTGCGTGGGGGACAGCAGGGGGGTGTTTTATCGCAAGGCGTATGGCGACCGGGCGGTGGTGCCCAGGCGTGTGGGGATGGGTGTCAACACGGTTTTTGACATGGCGTCGTTGACCAAGCCGATCGCAACGACGGCGTCGGTCCTGAAGCTGGTGGACGAGGGGAAGATTGAGTTGGATCGTCCGGCGGCGGATTACCTGCCGGCGCTGGCGGATCAGGCGGACAAGTCGGGGATGACGATTCGTCATCTGCTGCTGCACCACAGCGGGATCCCGCCTGTGAACAGCATGAGTCAGTACCGGGGTGAGCGTGATGCGATGATCCGGAACGTTGCGACGTGTGCGCTGCGTCACGAGCCGGGGACGGGGTATGCGTACTCGTGCCTGGGGTTCATCCTGCTGAGCGAGGTGGTGGCGGAGGTTTCGGGTGTGCCGTTTGACCGGTATGCGAAGGAGAACATCTTCGAGCCGTTGGGGATGACCGACTCGACGTTCAACCCGGGTGACGATCTGGTGATCCGGACGGCGCCGACGGAGGTGATCAACGGCGAGCCGCGTCTGGGGCGGGTGCACGATCCGCGGGCGTTGGCGCTGGGCGGTGTGTCGGGGAACGCGGGGCTGTTTTCGACGGCGCGGGACGTGTCGCGGTTCTGCCGGATGCTGCTGAATGGTGGCGAACTGGACGGGGTGCGTGTGCTGTCGGAGGAGGCGGTGGGTCTGATGCTGACGGCGGTGTCGCTGCCGGACGGCACGGGCTGGCGTTCGCTGGGGCTTGGAGGGCGTGGTTCGGCGCGGTCGTCGCGGGGTGCGGTGATGGACTTCGAGGGGTCGGTGGGGCACACGGGTTACACGGGCACGGCGATGTGGGTGGACCCGGTGCATGATTTGTTTTACGTGCTGCTGACGAATCGGGTGCACCCGTCGGACGCGGATGGGAAGGCGGCGCCAGTGCGTCGTGACGTGGCGACGATCGTGGGCGGAGCGGTGCTGGGCAAGCCGGCGGCGTCGGCGGAGGCGGTGCGTGAGATGCGATTTCTGACGCCTCGGCCGAGGGATCTGATGTCGGGGACGGCTCATCTGCCGGAGGGGATGCGTTTGTCGCTGCCGTTCCGCGGTTCGTTCACGGTGGAGGAGGGGTATGGTCACGAGGCGCGTTGGTGGACGCACAAGACGATCGGGCGCGATGGTGCGGCGAATGATTTCTTTGCGCTGGACTTTGATCTGCCCGCCGGGACGGAGGTGCTGGCGGTGGCGCCGGGTCGTGTGGTGACGTGCCAGCACCGTGAGGATGGTTACGGTCAGTACGTGGTGATCGATCACGGCGAGGGCGTGACGTCGATCTATGCGCATCTTTCAGAGCGTCGTTTCCCGGAGGTGGCGTATGGCGAGCCGGAGGTGTGGGTGAAGCGGAGCGAGGTGATCGGCAAGTCGGGTGATTCGGGCACGACCTGGCCGCACCTGCACATGTCGGTGCACACGGGTTCGCGTTTGTCGCACTCGGGTTGTGACGTGGGCGGCAAGGCGACGGTGCCGGAGCCGATGGGCGGGTATTACGGTTTGCGCAGGGGGCAGGTTCTGGTCGGGCCGGAGGGGGAGTGA
- a CDS encoding KdsC family phosphatase yields MTESAESTAEHLALRVERLPSPVRALICDFDGVLTDNRVIVREDGLESVVCDRSDGLGLQMVRDAGVAVGVLSKERNPVVAARCKKLGIECVQGIDDKLPKLRSWAERLGFGLDSVVYVGNDVNDVACIEASGCGVAVADAYEPALAAADFVLERRGGFGAVRELCDLILARRAQG; encoded by the coding sequence ATGACTGAATCAGCTGAGAGTACGGCGGAGCATTTGGCGTTGCGTGTGGAGCGGCTGCCCAGCCCGGTGCGTGCGTTGATCTGTGATTTTGACGGGGTGTTGACGGACAACCGCGTGATCGTTCGCGAGGATGGTCTGGAGTCGGTGGTGTGCGACCGGAGTGACGGGCTGGGGTTGCAGATGGTGCGTGACGCGGGGGTCGCGGTGGGCGTGCTGTCGAAGGAGCGGAACCCGGTGGTGGCGGCTCGGTGCAAGAAGCTCGGGATCGAGTGCGTGCAGGGGATTGATGACAAGCTGCCGAAGCTGCGGTCGTGGGCGGAGCGGCTGGGGTTCGGGTTGGATTCGGTGGTTTACGTGGGCAATGACGTGAATGACGTGGCGTGCATCGAGGCGTCGGGTTGCGGCGTGGCGGTGGCGGATGCTTACGAGCCGGCGCTGGCGGCGGCGGACTTTGTGCTGGAGCGTCGGGGCGGTTTTGGTGCGGTGCGTGAGTTGTGTGATCTGATTCTGGCGCGTCGTGCGCAGGGCTAG
- the hpnH gene encoding adenosyl-hopene transferase HpnH: MGVPVSQMWTVASYVLKQRWSGRKRYPLVLMLEPLFRCNLACAGCGKIQYPAHVLKRELSVQQCLDAAEECGAPMVSIPGGEPLLHPDITEIVEGLIAMKKYVYLCTNAVLLKKALEEGKFSPSKYLTFSVHMDGEGEHHDFAVCREGTYEKATAGIRLAVERGFRVTTNTTIFDGADPNALRGFFDTMMDLGVEGMMVSPGYAYPKAPDQANFMAEREKTTSFFEMLLSNRKKRWVFNQSPLFLEFLMGRREYECLPWGNPTYNLFGWQKPCYLIQDGYVESFRELMETTDWENYGRASGNTACQQCMVHCGYEPSAVDHTFSSFGGMWGTVKAMLFNLYANPSAGKRLAEEAKKPHGPMVQLGIDSGASEKAGAA; the protein is encoded by the coding sequence ATGGGTGTACCTGTATCGCAGATGTGGACGGTGGCTTCTTACGTGTTGAAGCAGCGTTGGTCGGGTCGCAAGCGTTACCCGCTGGTGCTGATGCTGGAGCCGCTGTTCCGCTGCAATCTGGCGTGTGCGGGTTGCGGGAAGATTCAGTACCCGGCGCACGTGCTCAAGCGTGAGTTGAGTGTTCAGCAGTGTCTGGACGCGGCGGAGGAGTGCGGGGCACCGATGGTGTCGATCCCGGGTGGTGAGCCGTTGCTGCACCCGGACATCACGGAGATCGTCGAGGGTCTGATCGCGATGAAGAAGTACGTGTACCTGTGCACGAACGCGGTCCTGCTGAAGAAGGCTTTGGAGGAGGGGAAGTTTTCGCCGAGCAAGTACCTGACTTTCTCGGTGCACATGGATGGTGAGGGGGAGCATCATGACTTCGCGGTGTGCCGAGAGGGGACGTACGAGAAGGCGACGGCGGGGATCCGGCTGGCGGTGGAGCGTGGTTTCCGCGTGACGACGAACACGACGATTTTTGACGGCGCTGACCCGAATGCGTTGCGTGGTTTCTTCGACACGATGATGGACCTGGGTGTTGAGGGGATGATGGTGTCGCCTGGGTACGCGTATCCGAAGGCTCCGGATCAGGCGAACTTCATGGCGGAGCGTGAGAAGACGACGTCGTTCTTCGAGATGCTGCTGAGCAACCGTAAGAAGCGTTGGGTGTTTAATCAGAGCCCGCTGTTTCTGGAGTTTCTGATGGGCCGTCGTGAGTATGAGTGCCTGCCTTGGGGGAACCCGACGTACAACCTGTTCGGGTGGCAGAAGCCGTGCTATCTGATTCAGGACGGTTACGTGGAGAGTTTCCGGGAGCTGATGGAGACAACAGACTGGGAGAACTACGGCCGGGCGTCGGGGAACACGGCGTGCCAGCAGTGCATGGTTCACTGCGGTTATGAGCCTTCGGCGGTGGACCACACGTTCTCGTCGTTTGGCGGGATGTGGGGGACGGTGAAGGCGATGCTGTTCAATCTGTACGCGAATCCGTCGGCGGGTAAGCGTCTGGCGGAGGAGGCGAAGAAGCCGCACGGGCCGATGGTGCAACTGGGTATCGATAGCGGGGCAAGTGAGAAGGCGGGCGCGGCGTAG
- a CDS encoding methylated-DNA--[protein]-cysteine S-methyltransferase: MTSTHLSLPNHTVHWHDHPPDGPDTVGTADTPLGTIRLLARGHTIRAFDLLERHNHLTPAPDNATTDDDLATDILGHVFDDQPHTFHVAPQGTAFQKAVWHELLNIPHGSTATYADIARRLHRTPSAARAVGGAVGANPVAILIPCHRVIGSSNQLTGFGWGLERKETLLRAEGITLF; encoded by the coding sequence ATGACATCAACACACCTCTCACTCCCCAATCACACCGTCCACTGGCACGATCACCCGCCCGACGGACCCGACACCGTCGGCACCGCCGACACCCCCCTCGGCACCATCCGCCTCCTCGCCCGAGGCCACACCATCCGCGCCTTTGACCTCCTCGAACGCCACAACCACCTCACACCCGCACCCGACAACGCCACCACCGACGACGATCTCGCCACCGACATCCTCGGCCACGTCTTCGACGACCAGCCCCACACCTTCCACGTCGCCCCCCAAGGCACCGCCTTCCAGAAAGCCGTCTGGCACGAACTCCTCAACATCCCCCATGGCAGCACCGCCACCTACGCCGACATCGCCCGACGACTCCACCGAACACCCTCAGCCGCCCGCGCCGTAGGCGGAGCCGTCGGCGCCAACCCCGTCGCCATCCTCATCCCCTGCCACCGCGTCATCGGATCATCCAACCAACTCACCGGCTTCGGCTGGGGACTCGAACGCAAAGAAACCCTCCTCCGCGCCGAAGGCATCACCCTCTTCTAA